DNA from Spirochaetales bacterium:
TTGCAGTTCAAGCAGATCCTTGCTTCCCGCCCTGTATGCTTCTTCCGCCATGTTGTAAGCCCGCTCGGCGAGACCGACATTGAGTTTCAGGGTATCGATCGACGTCACGGATTTTTCAAGGCGCATAAGGAGGGTGTCGATTTCCAGACGCGCTGCCTGATAGGCCATTTCGAGCCCTTTTTTCGCTTTTTCGACATTATCTTCACTATTCGCGATTTCCACCTGTGTTTTCGACGACGGAAACAATCCGTCGACCGGAATACTCAGCGTTACGGCAAACATCCCCCCGCGCTGACTCCAGTTTTCGTCGATGTTGTCGAACAGGCTGTCGGAAAAAGGATCTCCCTGAAAACCGGGATCCGCGGAAAAGGAAAAGGTAATTGCCGGGGTCAATGAGGTGACGGAAAGCAGTTTCAGATTTTCGAGCATTTCAATACTTTTTTTGAGTTGTCTGATATCGAGTCTGTCTCCTATCCGTTCCTCCGCATCCCCGGAAGCATAGGAGGTCTTCTCCATTTGAATGGACCCCTGAAGGACTATTTCTTCCTCCTGATCCATACCGATCATCTGCTTGAAACTCATGACGGCTGATTTGTAGCCTATCTCCATTTCCTTGAGTGCCGGTTTCATGTTTTCCCAGGCAACCTGCGCGGCGAGCATCGTGTATTCCGGGACAAGACCGCTTCTGTAATTCGCCGCCGACTGAAGGTACCTGTCTTCCGCGGCTTTGACGGACAATTCCATGAGTTTCATGTTTTCTTTCAGCAAAAGAAGATTGTAGAACATCTTTCTCACATTCAATTCAAGCTTTTTCTTCGCTGTTTCAAGACCGATGAGTCCCGACTCGTAATCCAGGACCGCCTGGCGCATGCCGACGAACATCGAAGCCGTTATCGTGAGGGACGTATTCAGTCCGAGGGTGAGGTCCCAGTAATCGTCTCCGCCCGGTATCGAAAACATACCCAGATCGACTGGTTCCGCCGGCTCGTTCATTTTCGATAATGTCGTGCTCACACTCACTTTAGGAATGAAATAGTTCCACGTCGTATCCTTTACCCGCTTTTTTATCCGCAGTCCGATTTCCTCCGATTTGAGACTCAGGTTGTATTCAAGGGCGTTCTTCACCGCCGACTCGATATCGATAGCCGTTTCGGCGAAAATTCCGGTGAGGACAAAGAGAAAACATATACACATGATACCTGTCAGAAATTTATTTTGCATTATACTATCCTTTTTCTTCCTTAGATAATACAAATAAATGTTAATTACGGCTACAGGTTACATAAAAAAACTACAAGATTTTACATCCGGAGAAACCGTTTCCACTCGCCCGCCGTCCGTCATCGGGAAAGACATACTTAGCGCCGAATGCGCGATCTCCGGGTCAACGATCCTGTATGAAAACGGAAAAAAACGACATCTGCCGCTTCCCCTTAAAAGAAAGACGAATTAATGACTATATTATTGTAAACACAAT
Protein-coding regions in this window:
- a CDS encoding TolC family protein; translated protein: MQNKFLTGIMCICFLFVLTGIFAETAIDIESAVKNALEYNLSLKSEEIGLRIKKRVKDTTWNYFIPKVSVSTTLSKMNEPAEPVDLGMFSIPGGDDYWDLTLGLNTSLTITASMFVGMRQAVLDYESGLIGLETAKKKLELNVRKMFYNLLLLKENMKLMELSVKAAEDRYLQSAANYRSGLVPEYTMLAAQVAWENMKPALKEMEIGYKSAVMSFKQMIGMDQEEEIVLQGSIQMEKTSYASGDAEERIGDRLDIRQLKKSIEMLENLKLLSVTSLTPAITFSFSADPGFQGDPFSDSLFDNIDENWSQRGGMFAVTLSIPVDGLFPSSKTQVEIANSEDNVEKAKKGLEMAYQAARLEIDTLLMRLEKSVTSIDTLKLNVGLAERAYNMAEEAYRAGSKDLLELQNAELELRKARLEVLKEEYNYMTGLLDLEYALNAQFEKAGK